One Dokdonia sp. Dokd-P16 genomic window carries:
- the rpsJ gene encoding 30S ribosomal protein S10, which yields MSQKIRIKLKSYDHNLVDKSAEKIVRTVKTTGAVVTGPIPLPTHKKIFTVLRSPHVNKKSREQFELSSYKRLLDIYSSSSKTIDALMKLELPSGVEVEIKV from the coding sequence ATGAGTCAAAAAATTAGAATTAAACTAAAATCTTACGATCACAACTTAGTAGATAAAAGTGCTGAGAAAATTGTAAGAACTGTGAAGACAACAGGAGCTGTAGTAACAGGGCCTATTCCTCTTCCAACACATAAGAAAATCTTTACTGTATTACGTTCTCCACACGTAAACAAGAAATCTCGTGAGCAATTTGAGCTTAGCTCTTATAAGCGTTTACTTGATATCTATTCTTCCTCTTCAAAGACTATTGATGCTTTGATGAAATTAGAATTACCATCTGGAGTAGAGGTAGAGATTAAGGTGTGA
- the rplD gene encoding 50S ribosomal protein L4, which produces MKIAVVDIKGKETGRKADLSDAVFGIEPNKHAVYLDVKQFLANQRQGTHKSKERAEIAGSTRKIKKQKGTGTARAGSIKSGVFRGGGRMFGPRPRNYSFKLNKGLKRLARRSALTIKANDNAITVIEDFNLDAPKTKDFVNVLKALGLENKKSLIVLGESNNNVYLSSRNLKTAKVVKSSELSTYGIMNANNVVFLEGSLEGVEANLAK; this is translated from the coding sequence ATGAAGATAGCAGTTGTAGATATCAAAGGAAAAGAAACAGGGAGAAAGGCAGACCTTTCTGATGCTGTTTTTGGAATTGAACCAAACAAGCATGCTGTGTATTTAGATGTTAAGCAATTTCTTGCTAACCAACGTCAAGGAACGCACAAGTCTAAAGAAAGAGCAGAGATTGCGGGTTCTACTCGTAAGATCAAGAAGCAAAAAGGAACTGGTACAGCCCGTGCGGGTAGTATTAAGTCTGGTGTTTTTAGAGGAGGAGGACGTATGTTCGGCCCAAGACCTAGAAATTACTCTTTCAAATTAAACAAAGGATTGAAGAGACTTGCACGTCGTTCGGCACTTACAATTAAGGCTAACGATAACGCAATCACTGTAATAGAAGATTTTAATCTAGACGCTCCAAAAACGAAAGATTTTGTGAATGTTTTGAAAGCCTTAGGGTTAGAGAATAAAAAGTCACTTATAGTGTTGGGAGAGTCAAATAATAACGTATATTTGTCGTCGCGCAATTTAAAGACCGCTAAAGTCGTAAAAAGCTCAGAATTAAGCACTTACGGAATAATGAATGCAAACAACGTTGTGTTCTTAGAAGGGTCTTTAGAAGGTGTTGAAGCAAATTTAGCAAAATAA
- the rplB gene encoding 50S ribosomal protein L2: MSVRKLKPITPGQRFRVVNGFDQITTDKPEKSLLAPKKRSGGRNNTGKMTIRQVGGGHKKRYRIIDFKRNKEGVPATVASIQYDPNRTAFIALLDYQDGEKRYIIAQNGLQVGQNLVSGASVAPEIGNAMPLSAIPLGTIISCIELRPGQGAVMARSAGSFAQLMARDGKFATVKLPSGETRLILSTCMATIGAVSNSDHQLLVSGKAGRSRWLGRRPRVRPVVMNPVDHPMGGGEGKSSGGHPRNRNGVPAKGYRTRSKTKSSNKYIVERRKK; this comes from the coding sequence ATGTCAGTAAGAAAATTAAAACCTATCACTCCAGGGCAGCGATTTAGAGTTGTAAATGGTTTCGACCAGATTACGACTGATAAGCCGGAAAAAAGCCTATTGGCTCCGAAAAAACGCTCAGGAGGTAGAAATAATACGGGTAAGATGACTATACGCCAAGTAGGTGGAGGTCACAAAAAGCGTTACCGTATTATCGATTTTAAACGTAACAAAGAAGGAGTTCCTGCAACTGTTGCGTCAATCCAATATGATCCAAACAGAACGGCGTTTATCGCTCTTCTTGATTATCAAGATGGTGAGAAGCGTTATATTATCGCTCAGAATGGTTTGCAAGTTGGTCAGAACTTAGTTTCTGGTGCAAGTGTAGCTCCTGAGATAGGTAATGCTATGCCACTTTCGGCGATTCCTTTGGGAACTATAATATCTTGTATTGAGTTACGTCCAGGTCAAGGTGCTGTTATGGCGCGTTCGGCGGGTTCATTTGCTCAGTTAATGGCTCGTGATGGTAAGTTTGCTACGGTAAAACTTCCTTCTGGAGAAACAAGATTAATCTTATCAACGTGTATGGCAACAATAGGTGCTGTATCTAATAGTGATCACCAGTTACTTGTATCTGGTAAAGCTGGTAGAAGCCGTTGGTTAGGTCGTCGTCCACGTGTACGTCCAGTAGTTATGAACCCTGTCGATCACCCAATGGGAGGTGGAGAAGGTAAATCTTCTGGAGGTCACCCTAGAAACCGTAATGGTGTACCTGCTAAAGGTTACAGAACGCGTTCTAAGACGAAGTCGAGTAATAAGTATATTGTAGAACGTAGAAAGAAATAA
- the rplC gene encoding 50S ribosomal protein L3 yields MSGLIGKKVGMTSIFDENGKNIPCTVIEAGPCVITQVRTTEADGYEALQLGFDDAKKANKAAAGHAKKAGTVAKRKVVEFQGFEGEFKLGDAITVDHFAEGEFVDVSGTSKGKGFQGVVKRHGFRGVGQATHGQHNRLRAPGSIGAASYPARVFKGMRMAGRMGGDKIKVQNLKVLKVVAEKNLLVVKGCVPGHKNAYVIIQK; encoded by the coding sequence ATGTCTGGGTTAATCGGAAAGAAAGTAGGTATGACTAGCATCTTTGACGAGAATGGAAAAAATATTCCATGTACCGTTATCGAAGCAGGTCCCTGCGTTATCACCCAAGTCAGAACCACAGAAGCTGACGGGTATGAAGCCCTTCAACTTGGTTTCGATGACGCTAAGAAGGCAAACAAAGCTGCTGCTGGCCACGCCAAAAAAGCAGGAACTGTTGCTAAGCGTAAAGTTGTCGAATTTCAAGGATTTGAAGGAGAGTTTAAATTAGGAGATGCAATTACTGTAGATCATTTTGCTGAAGGAGAATTTGTCGATGTATCGGGAACTTCAAAAGGTAAAGGTTTTCAAGGAGTTGTAAAGCGTCACGGTTTCCGTGGTGTTGGACAAGCTACTCACGGTCAACATAACCGTCTTAGAGCGCCAGGTTCAATTGGGGCAGCATCTTACCCTGCACGTGTATTCAAAGGAATGCGTATGGCAGGTCGTATGGGTGGTGACAAAATAAAAGTTCAAAATCTTAAAGTATTGAAAGTAGTTGCTGAAAAGAATCTACTTGTAGTGAAAGGATGTGTTCCTGGTCACAAAAATGCTTATGTAATCATTCAGAAGTAA
- the rplW gene encoding 50S ribosomal protein L23, which produces MSILIKPVITEKATKDSEEMNRFTFEVSMRTNKVEIKKAVEAAYGVSVEKVRTMNVRPDRKSRHTKSGVLTGKTNAIKKAIVQLAEGDTIDFYNNI; this is translated from the coding sequence ATGAGTATTTTAATAAAGCCTGTTATTACAGAAAAAGCAACAAAAGATAGCGAGGAAATGAATCGTTTTACTTTTGAAGTGAGTATGAGAACAAATAAGGTTGAAATTAAGAAAGCGGTAGAAGCTGCTTATGGTGTTTCAGTTGAAAAAGTTCGCACAATGAACGTCCGCCCGGATCGCAAGTCTCGTCATACGAAGTCTGGTGTTCTTACTGGTAAAACAAATGCTATTAAAAAGGCAATTGTACAGCTGGCGGAAGGTGATACAATAGATTTTTATAACAACATTTAA